One region of Epilithonimonas zeae genomic DNA includes:
- a CDS encoding SDR family NAD(P)-dependent oxidoreductase has translation MKILDNKVALVTGAGSGIGLAIAKLYAKEGAKVIVSDINEEHGKSAVEEIKSEGGEATFVKADTSNPEQVEALVNATVKAYGRLDIACNNAGIGGEQKLTGDYSIDSWKKVLDVNLDGVFYGCKYELTQMEKNGGGVIVNIASIHGTVAAPLSSAYTTSKHAVVGLTKNIGAEYGQKNIRCNAVGPAYIETPLLESASGDMKEALISKHPMGRLGRPEEVAELVLFLSSDKSSFMTGGYHLVDGGYTAI, from the coding sequence ATGAAAATTCTAGACAATAAAGTAGCTTTGGTTACAGGTGCAGGTTCAGGAATTGGACTGGCAATCGCAAAATTATACGCTAAAGAAGGCGCAAAAGTTATCGTTTCCGACATCAATGAAGAACACGGAAAATCGGCAGTTGAAGAAATAAAATCAGAAGGCGGAGAAGCGACTTTTGTAAAAGCAGATACTTCGAATCCTGAACAAGTTGAAGCACTTGTCAATGCGACTGTAAAAGCTTACGGAAGATTAGATATTGCCTGCAACAATGCAGGAATTGGTGGCGAACAAAAATTAACCGGCGATTACAGCATCGACAGTTGGAAAAAAGTTCTTGATGTGAATCTTGACGGCGTTTTTTATGGCTGTAAATATGAATTAACCCAAATGGAGAAAAACGGCGGCGGCGTTATCGTCAATATCGCATCCATCCACGGAACAGTTGCGGCACCGCTTTCTTCGGCTTACACGACTTCAAAACACGCAGTTGTTGGTTTAACCAAAAACATTGGAGCGGAATACGGACAGAAAAATATCCGTTGCAATGCAGTCGGTCCAGCTTATATCGAAACACCACTTTTGGAAAGTGCAAGCGGAGATATGAAAGAAGCTTTGATTTCTAAGCATCCGATGGGAAGATTGGGAAGACCGGAAGAAGTTGCAGAATTGGTTCTTTTCCTAAGTTCTGATAAATCGTCTTTTATGACTGGTGGTTATCATCTTGTTGACGGCGGTTATACAGCGATTTAA